A portion of the Celeribacter baekdonensis genome contains these proteins:
- a CDS encoding amino acid ABC transporter ATP-binding protein, translated as MSLAEDRTIDRSKLTVSDEVAIQMVNMNKWYGEFHVLRDINLTVNRGERIVIAGPSGSGKSTMIRCINRLEEHQKGKIIVDGTELTSDLKNIDKIRSEVGMCFQHFNLFPHLTILENCTLAPMWVRKTPKREAEDIAMHFLEKVKIPEQANKYPGMLSGGQQQRVAIARSLCMKPRIMLFDEPTSALDPEMIKEVLDTMIELAEEGMTMLCVTHEMGFARQVANRVIFMDQGQIVEQNEPEEFFNNPKSDRTKLFLSQILGH; from the coding sequence ATGTCTCTCGCAGAAGACCGCACAATCGACCGTTCCAAGCTGACCGTCTCCGATGAGGTGGCCATTCAAATGGTCAATATGAACAAATGGTATGGGGAATTTCACGTTTTGCGTGACATCAACCTGACCGTCAACCGGGGCGAACGGATCGTCATTGCCGGGCCGTCTGGCTCCGGTAAATCGACGATGATCCGGTGCATCAACCGCCTTGAAGAGCACCAAAAGGGCAAGATCATTGTCGATGGGACTGAACTCACGTCGGATTTGAAAAACATCGACAAAATCCGGTCTGAAGTCGGCATGTGCTTTCAGCATTTCAACCTGTTTCCGCATCTCACAATTTTGGAAAACTGTACCCTCGCGCCGATGTGGGTCCGAAAAACGCCGAAACGTGAGGCTGAAGACATTGCGATGCATTTCTTGGAAAAGGTGAAAATCCCGGAACAGGCCAATAAATACCCCGGCATGCTTTCGGGTGGGCAACAGCAACGGGTGGCCATTGCGCGTTCGCTGTGCATGAAGCCGCGGATCATGTTGTTTGACGAACCGACTTCGGCGCTTGACCCTGAGATGATCAAAGAAGTGCTCGACACCATGATCGAGCTGGCCGAAGAGGGCATGACCATGCTCTGCGTGACCCATGAAATGGGCTTTGCCCGTCAGGTCGCCAACCGCGTGATCTTCATGGACCAAGGTCAGATCGTTGAGCAAAACGAGCCGGAAGAGTTCTTCAACAATCCGAAATCGGATCGCACCAAACTGTTCCTGTCTCAGATCCTCGGCCACTGA
- a CDS encoding amino acid ABC transporter permease has translation MVKQNSPIAYVRSEMLEQQPAPRGQVGAAKWIRENLFSSWFNTVLTLVALYLVYNLLHALVPWAFGGVWTADSLQDCRAILNERYGNTHHACWAVIHERWNQIVYGTFFPSSEYWRTHVAFVLLILAILPVLFDALPRKMMWLTMAYPFVMVWLIWGGSLWGPLSVAVGFGVALLAANIAGRSLGSGLTALISLIAAFVWWMILSPYVVTALNDTVPLLALREIQSRELGGFVISVIIGVSGIALSLPLGIILALGRQSDLPLVKMICVGFIEFLRGVPLITLLFTASLLLNYFLPPDTEFDLTLRVIVMVTLFSSAYMAEVIRGGLAALPKGQYEAADALGLDYWKAQRLIIMPQALKISIPGIVNTFIGLFKDTTLVFFIGIFDMLAAAQAIRANSAWNGITWELYIFIGLIFWVCCFSMSRYSQWLERKLRTDHR, from the coding sequence ATGGTCAAACAAAACTCACCCATCGCCTATGTGCGCTCCGAAATGTTAGAACAACAACCCGCCCCGCGTGGACAGGTTGGCGCCGCCAAATGGATCCGTGAAAACCTGTTTTCGAGCTGGTTCAATACGGTTTTGACGCTGGTTGCGCTCTATCTGGTCTACAATCTGTTGCACGCGCTTGTGCCTTGGGCGTTTGGCGGGGTTTGGACCGCAGATTCCTTGCAGGACTGCCGCGCCATCCTCAACGAACGCTATGGCAACACCCATCATGCCTGTTGGGCCGTGATCCATGAGCGTTGGAATCAAATCGTCTATGGGACATTTTTCCCGTCCAGCGAATATTGGCGCACCCATGTTGCCTTTGTCCTCTTAATCCTCGCGATCTTGCCGGTGCTGTTCGATGCGCTTCCGCGCAAGATGATGTGGCTTACCATGGCCTATCCCTTTGTCATGGTCTGGCTGATCTGGGGTGGATCGCTTTGGGGCCCGCTCTCTGTGGCAGTTGGTTTCGGGGTGGCTTTGTTGGCGGCCAATATTGCGGGGCGCTCTCTTGGCTCTGGCCTGACCGCTTTGATTTCTCTCATCGCCGCCTTCGTCTGGTGGATGATCCTCAGCCCCTATGTGGTCACCGCGCTCAACGACACTGTTCCGTTGTTGGCCCTGCGCGAGATCCAGAGCCGTGAGCTTGGTGGTTTCGTCATCTCCGTGATCATTGGCGTCTCCGGCATCGCCTTGTCGCTGCCGCTGGGCATCATCCTTGCTTTGGGGCGTCAATCCGATTTGCCATTGGTGAAAATGATCTGTGTCGGCTTTATCGAGTTTCTGCGCGGCGTGCCACTGATCACCTTGCTGTTCACCGCCTCGCTGTTGCTCAACTACTTTCTGCCTCCCGATACCGAGTTTGACCTCACCCTGCGTGTGATTGTCATGGTGACCTTGTTCTCCTCTGCCTATATGGCCGAGGTGATCCGTGGCGGGCTTGCCGCCTTGCCAAAGGGTCAATACGAGGCCGCCGATGCGTTGGGTCTGGATTACTGGAAAGCGCAGCGGTTGATCATCATGCCGCAAGCGTTGAAAATCTCGATCCCGGGCATTGTGAACACCTTTATCGGGCTGTTCAAAGACACCACTCTGGTCTTTTTCATCGGTATTTTCGATATGCTCGCCGCCGCTCAGGCGATCCGTGCAAACTCCGCATGGAACGGCATCACTTGGGAACTCTACATCTTCATCGGCCTTATCTTTTGGGTCTGCTGTTTCTCTATGTCTCGTTATTCACAGTGGCTGGAGCGCAAGCTCCGCACGGATCACCGTTAA
- a CDS encoding amino acid ABC transporter permease — protein MTTLTDPPQSQGFRLSQLIYDTRYRSITIQVIVFIAFMLVGWVLIRNVTINLANLGKEIDFTFLRNPSNYDIQQTLIEYDSTSSNFRAAMVGLLNTLLVAFLGCILATLVGVTAGVLRLSKNWLVAKVMTVYVETFRNIPVVIWIIATMAVLSETLPQPSAFRGETPTASMWLWDTLAVTNRGTYIPSPVWGAGSVFVIGTFLLSLLGIWAFGKWALHRFEATGQILPTVWIKLAIFIVPTLLVYLALGRPVTFDSPVLKGFNFQGGIQLSNSMIALWLALSIYTGAFIAEIVRSGILAVSKGQTEAAFALGIRPSRTMNLVILPQALRVIIPPLISQFLNLTKNSSLALAVGYQDLRATLGGTTMNNTGRELECMLLMMLIYLIVSLIISSGMNVYNKSMKLKER, from the coding sequence ATGACGACACTTACAGATCCGCCGCAAAGCCAAGGTTTTCGGCTCAGCCAGTTGATCTACGATACGCGGTATCGCTCGATCACCATACAAGTCATTGTTTTTATAGCGTTCATGTTGGTTGGCTGGGTGCTCATCCGCAACGTGACGATCAACCTTGCCAATCTTGGCAAGGAAATTGATTTCACGTTTTTACGCAATCCGTCCAACTATGACATCCAACAAACCTTGATCGAATACGACTCGACATCGAGCAATTTCCGCGCCGCCATGGTCGGCTTGCTGAACACGCTTCTTGTCGCGTTCTTGGGCTGTATTCTGGCAACGCTGGTGGGGGTCACGGCGGGGGTTTTGCGCCTGTCGAAAAACTGGCTCGTGGCCAAGGTCATGACGGTCTATGTCGAAACCTTCCGCAACATCCCTGTGGTGATCTGGATCATCGCCACCATGGCGGTCTTGTCCGAAACCCTGCCGCAACCAAGTGCCTTTCGGGGGGAAACGCCGACGGCGTCAATGTGGCTTTGGGACACGTTGGCCGTGACCAACCGAGGGACATATATTCCCTCTCCGGTTTGGGGCGCGGGCTCGGTGTTTGTGATTGGCACGTTCCTGTTGTCGCTGTTGGGTATCTGGGCCTTTGGCAAATGGGCGTTGCATCGATTTGAGGCGACCGGGCAAATCTTGCCAACGGTCTGGATCAAATTGGCGATCTTCATTGTGCCGACGCTTTTGGTGTATTTGGCGCTTGGTCGCCCCGTCACCTTCGATTCCCCGGTTCTCAAAGGCTTTAACTTCCAAGGTGGCATTCAACTCAGCAACTCGATGATTGCGCTTTGGTTGGCCCTGTCGATCTACACCGGCGCCTTTATCGCCGAGATCGTCCGGTCCGGCATTCTCGCAGTTTCCAAGGGCCAGACTGAAGCGGCATTCGCTTTGGGCATTCGCCCCTCACGCACAATGAACCTTGTGATCTTGCCGCAAGCACTCCGCGTTATCATCCCGCCGCTGATTTCACAGTTCCTCAACCTGACCAAAAACTCCTCTCTCGCTTTGGCTGTGGGCTACCAAGATTTGCGTGCCACGTTGGGTGGCACGACGATGAACAACACCGGCCGTGAGCTTGAATGTATGCTCTTGATGATGCTGATTTATCTCATCGTCTCTCTGATCATTTCGTCGGGCATGAACGTCTACAACAAATCCATGAAGTTGAAGGAGCGTTAA
- a CDS encoding amino acid ABC transporter substrate-binding protein, protein MNKSVFLGALTMAGLAAGAAMAQDSSTLAAVQERGALKCGVNPGTPGFAAPDANGKYIGFDVDLCRAVAAAVLGDAEKVEYTPLTSAVRFTALASGEVDMLARNTTWTFSRDVDLKNTFVGVNYYDGQGFMVPKALGVSSAKELAGATVCIETGTTTELNLADYFRVNNMDYEPVPVESFTEAQTQFLAGACDVYTTDASALAASRASFETPDAYVVLPEIISKEPLGPLVRHGDDNWADIVRWTLNAMITAEEFDVTSANAPELAKGTENPEINRLLGVEGELGAMLGLDNAWAYNVITQVGNYGESFEKNIGENTPVGLARGLNALWTEGGLIYSPPFR, encoded by the coding sequence ATGAATAAATCCGTATTTCTCGGCGCGCTGACGATGGCTGGCCTTGCTGCTGGCGCGGCGATGGCCCAAGATTCGTCGACACTTGCCGCGGTCCAAGAGCGCGGCGCGCTCAAATGCGGCGTGAACCCGGGCACCCCCGGTTTTGCTGCGCCGGATGCAAACGGTAAATACATTGGTTTCGACGTTGATCTGTGTCGCGCTGTTGCCGCCGCCGTTCTCGGCGATGCTGAAAAAGTTGAATACACTCCGCTGACCTCTGCTGTGCGTTTCACCGCGCTGGCGTCTGGCGAAGTCGACATGTTGGCCCGGAACACCACCTGGACCTTCTCGCGCGATGTCGATTTGAAAAACACCTTTGTGGGTGTGAACTACTACGATGGTCAGGGCTTTATGGTCCCGAAAGCCCTCGGCGTGTCCTCTGCCAAAGAACTGGCGGGTGCGACCGTTTGTATTGAAACCGGCACCACCACCGAGCTCAACCTTGCCGACTATTTCCGTGTGAACAACATGGATTACGAACCGGTTCCGGTTGAAAGCTTTACCGAAGCACAGACCCAGTTCCTTGCGGGTGCATGTGACGTTTACACTACGGATGCCTCTGCTTTGGCCGCATCGCGCGCTTCTTTTGAGACCCCGGACGCCTATGTGGTTTTGCCGGAAATCATCTCCAAAGAGCCGCTTGGTCCGCTTGTGCGTCACGGCGACGACAACTGGGCTGACATCGTGCGTTGGACGTTGAACGCGATGATCACCGCAGAAGAGTTTGATGTGACCTCCGCCAATGCGCCTGAGCTTGCCAAAGGCACCGAGAATCCTGAGATCAACCGTCTTTTGGGGGTCGAAGGCGAACTGGGCGCGATGTTGGGCCTCGACAATGCTTGGGCCTACAACGTCATCACCCAAGTTGGCAACTACGGCGAAAGCTTTGAGAAAAACATCGGTGAGAACACTCCGGTGGGTCTGGCGCGCGGCTTGAACGCGCTTTGGACCGAAGGCGGCCTGATCTACTCGCCGCCCTTCCGTTAA
- a CDS encoding ATP12 family chaperone protein, which yields MSEWKAKRFWKETTVEAVEGGFEIRLDGRPVRTPAKAPLIVPTRALAEVIAMEWDAQDGEIDPNTMPATRSANAAIDKVAIQHAEVANLLADYGDSDLLCYRAAHPRELVARQAQQWDPILDWAEDALGVRLHPRTGIMHVPQEAGALQVLRDKSHAFNEFELAAFHDLVSLSGSLILGLAVTNGKLSADEAWALSRLDDLYQIEQWGEDEEAAESAEIKRQSFVHAELFYRLVN from the coding sequence GTGTCGGAGTGGAAAGCAAAGCGGTTTTGGAAAGAGACCACGGTTGAGGCCGTTGAGGGTGGGTTTGAAATCCGTCTGGATGGCCGTCCGGTGCGCACCCCCGCCAAAGCGCCGCTGATCGTTCCGACCCGCGCCTTGGCTGAGGTGATCGCGATGGAATGGGACGCGCAGGACGGAGAAATCGACCCAAACACCATGCCTGCCACCCGTAGCGCCAATGCCGCCATCGACAAGGTGGCCATTCAGCACGCCGAAGTTGCTAATTTGTTGGCCGATTATGGCGACAGTGATCTGCTCTGTTACCGCGCGGCCCATCCGCGTGAATTGGTGGCGCGTCAGGCGCAGCAGTGGGACCCCATTCTCGATTGGGCCGAAGACGCACTTGGGGTGCGGCTACATCCGCGAACAGGCATCATGCATGTCCCGCAGGAGGCTGGGGCCTTGCAAGTGCTGCGCGACAAGAGCCATGCATTCAACGAATTTGAACTGGCGGCGTTTCACGATCTGGTCAGCTTGTCCGGTTCCCTGATTCTGGGCCTTGCGGTGACAAATGGCAAGCTGTCCGCAGATGAGGCCTGGGCGCTGTCGCGCCTTGATGATCTGTACCAAATCGAACAATGGGGCGAGGATGAAGAGGCTGCTGAAAGCGCCGAAATCAAGCGCCAAAGCTTTGTTCACGCAGAACTCTTTTACCGCCTGGTCAATTAA
- a CDS encoding HAD-IA family hydrolase: MTKLVIFDVDGTLVDSQAHIIMSMESAFGTVGQAAPERDTILSIVGLSLPVAMRELAPEADDAAIARMVDGYKDAFQTHRLKQGAAASPLYPGAEEAVRALGARDDVLLAIATGKSRRGLDALLADWAFGDLFVTTHCADDHPSKPHPSMVLSCLTDCNVAASEAVVIGDTTYDMEMARAARVQGIGVRWGYHGREALMAAGAHGVLDDFGQLSAALDEMWKG; the protein is encoded by the coding sequence ATGACCAAACTCGTTATTTTTGACGTCGATGGCACGCTGGTCGACAGTCAGGCCCATATCATCATGTCGATGGAATCGGCATTTGGCACCGTGGGGCAGGCGGCCCCGGAGCGCGACACCATTTTGTCCATCGTTGGTCTGTCCTTGCCAGTGGCGATGCGTGAACTGGCGCCTGAGGCGGATGACGCTGCGATTGCTCGGATGGTTGACGGCTATAAAGACGCGTTCCAGACTCATCGTTTGAAACAGGGGGCCGCCGCCTCACCGCTTTATCCCGGTGCTGAAGAGGCTGTCCGGGCTTTGGGCGCGCGCGATGATGTGCTGTTGGCGATCGCGACCGGCAAAAGCCGCCGGGGGTTGGATGCGTTGCTCGCAGATTGGGCGTTTGGCGATCTGTTTGTCACCACTCACTGCGCCGATGACCACCCCTCCAAGCCGCATCCTTCGATGGTGCTGAGCTGCCTTACCGACTGCAATGTTGCGGCGTCTGAGGCGGTGGTGATTGGCGATACAACCTATGATATGGAAATGGCCCGCGCGGCACGGGTCCAAGGGATCGGTGTGCGCTGGGGCTATCATGGGCGTGAGGCGCTCATGGCGGCGGGCGCACATGGGGTCTTAGATGATTTTGGCCAGCTCAGCGCGGCTTTGGATGAGATGTGGAAAGGGTGA
- a CDS encoding RluA family pseudouridine synthase produces MSRVQMITIGDDQPEQRLDRWFRKMFPQITQGNIEKMCRKGDIRVDGGRVKSNTRVGPGMEIRVPPLPDEVAPKRDRSGDAISAADEKLIQSCVIYKDDYVIVLNKPAGLPTQGGSKQTRHVDGLAEALKFGLEEKPRLVHRLDKDTSGVLILARTPAMATKLTEAFRHKNTRKIYWALVAGVPVPYLGEIKYGLMKAGGHGARGEGEKMIAIHPRDMNANPDAKRAHTLYATLYRVGSRASWVAMEPITGRTHQLRAHMAEIGHPIIGDGKYGGSGQENLGDGWGAQLGGIISKKLHLHARSLTFEHPVTHKVITVTAPLPEHMRNSWDTFGWTDDLAAADPFESLR; encoded by the coding sequence ATGAGCCGGGTTCAGATGATCACTATTGGCGACGATCAACCCGAGCAAAGGCTCGACCGTTGGTTTCGCAAAATGTTTCCGCAGATCACCCAAGGCAACATCGAAAAGATGTGCCGCAAGGGGGATATTCGCGTCGATGGCGGGCGGGTGAAATCCAACACGCGGGTTGGACCGGGGATGGAAATTCGCGTGCCGCCGCTGCCCGATGAGGTCGCGCCCAAACGTGATCGCAGTGGTGACGCCATTTCTGCGGCCGATGAGAAACTGATCCAGTCCTGCGTGATTTACAAAGATGATTACGTCATCGTGTTGAACAAACCGGCGGGCTTGCCGACCCAAGGTGGATCGAAACAGACCCGCCATGTTGATGGTCTGGCTGAGGCGCTCAAATTTGGGCTTGAGGAAAAGCCGCGTCTTGTACACCGGCTCGACAAAGACACCTCCGGCGTTCTGATTTTGGCCCGCACGCCTGCGATGGCCACGAAACTGACCGAAGCCTTCCGCCACAAAAACACTCGTAAGATTTATTGGGCTTTGGTGGCGGGCGTGCCTGTGCCGTATCTTGGTGAAATCAAATACGGCTTGATGAAAGCGGGCGGTCATGGCGCGCGCGGCGAGGGCGAAAAGATGATCGCCATTCATCCGCGCGATATGAACGCCAACCCGGATGCCAAACGCGCCCATACGCTCTACGCCACGCTCTACCGCGTTGGGTCGCGCGCCTCTTGGGTGGCGATGGAGCCGATCACCGGGCGCACCCACCAGTTGCGCGCGCATATGGCCGAGATCGGCCATCCGATCATTGGTGATGGCAAATATGGTGGTTCAGGTCAGGAAAACCTTGGCGATGGTTGGGGCGCGCAATTGGGCGGGATCATTTCGAAAAAGCTCCACTTGCACGCGCGCAGCCTGACCTTTGAACATCCGGTGACGCATAAGGTCATCACTGTGACCGCTCCTTTGCCCGAACATATGCGCAACAGTTGGGATACGTTTGGCTGGACCGATGATCTGGCCGCTGCCGACCCTTTTGAGAGTCTGCGATGA
- the crcB gene encoding fluoride efflux transporter CrcB, with amino-acid sequence MPPLIQVALGGAFGATARYMTGVATARLLGKDFPWGTVTVNFLGSFLMGVIVVVLAHENGNRYAPLLMTGMLGGFTTYSAFSLDAITIYERGEVTLAALYVVATLVLALGGIVLGLYTARSFYA; translated from the coding sequence ATGCCTCCCTTGATCCAAGTCGCCCTCGGAGGTGCATTCGGCGCCACGGCGCGTTATATGACCGGCGTCGCCACAGCGCGACTTTTGGGCAAGGATTTCCCATGGGGCACCGTGACGGTCAATTTCTTGGGCTCATTTTTGATGGGGGTCATCGTCGTGGTGCTCGCCCATGAAAACGGCAACCGCTACGCGCCGCTGTTGATGACAGGGATGTTGGGCGGATTCACGACTTATTCGGCCTTCTCGCTGGATGCGATCACGATTTATGAGCGCGGCGAGGTCACTTTGGCCGCTCTTTATGTTGTCGCAACACTGGTGCTTGCATTGGGCGGCATCGTATTGGGCCTTTACACCGCACGGAGTTTTTACGCATGA
- a CDS encoding replication-associated recombination protein A: MSDLFASTEPSPPHAAGSRPLADRLRPQALGEVIGQEQVLGPDSPLGVMLASGSLSSIIFWGPPGVGKTTIARLLAAETDLYFVQISAIFTGVPDLRKVFEAAKIRRQNGQGTLLFVDEIHRFNKAQQDSFLPYMEDGTILLVGATTENPSFELNAAVLSRAQVMVLTRLSLADLALLAERAEREFGKPLPLNARARDTLFEMADGDGRTLLNLIEQIAAWKVETPLDPEQLGKRLMRRAAKYDKSGDEHYNLISALHKSVRGSDPDAALYWFSRMLEGGEDPRYLARRLTRMAIEDIQLADPQAQAMCLHAWEVYERLGSPEGELALAQAVVYLALAPKSNAVYTAFKAARDAARKTGSEPPPKHILNAPTKLMAEQGYGENYAYDHDAEDGFSGQNFFPDTLPRTQFYKPVERGFERDLAKRVAYFDKLRDKRTS, translated from the coding sequence ATGTCTGACCTCTTTGCATCCACAGAACCATCGCCCCCACACGCCGCCGGCTCCCGGCCGTTGGCTGATCGTTTGCGTCCGCAAGCCTTGGGTGAGGTGATTGGCCAAGAACAGGTGTTGGGACCCGACTCGCCGCTTGGTGTGATGTTGGCGTCCGGCTCGCTGTCCTCCATCATTTTTTGGGGCCCGCCAGGTGTGGGCAAAACCACCATCGCGCGGCTTTTGGCGGCCGAAACCGATCTGTATTTCGTCCAGATTTCTGCGATTTTTACCGGCGTACCGGATCTGCGCAAAGTGTTTGAAGCGGCCAAAATCCGGCGACAAAACGGGCAGGGGACCTTGCTGTTTGTTGACGAGATTCATCGTTTCAACAAAGCACAACAGGACAGTTTTCTGCCCTACATGGAAGATGGCACCATTCTTTTGGTTGGCGCGACGACCGAGAACCCCTCGTTCGAGTTGAACGCGGCTGTGCTGTCACGCGCGCAAGTGATGGTGTTGACGCGGCTGTCTTTGGCGGATCTTGCGCTTTTGGCAGAACGCGCCGAGCGTGAGTTTGGCAAGCCGTTGCCGTTGAATGCGCGTGCGCGTGATACGTTGTTTGAAATGGCCGATGGTGACGGGCGCACATTGTTGAACCTGATCGAACAGATTGCCGCGTGGAAGGTTGAGACGCCTCTCGATCCCGAACAGCTTGGCAAACGTTTGATGCGCCGTGCCGCGAAATACGACAAATCCGGCGATGAGCATTACAACCTGATTTCGGCTCTGCACAAATCGGTGCGCGGCTCGGATCCCGATGCAGCGCTCTATTGGTTTTCGCGGATGTTGGAGGGCGGTGAGGACCCGCGCTATTTGGCGCGGCGATTGACCCGGATGGCGATTGAGGACATCCAATTGGCCGACCCACAGGCGCAGGCGATGTGCCTTCATGCCTGGGAGGTCTACGAACGCTTGGGCTCGCCCGAGGGCGAATTGGCGCTGGCGCAGGCAGTGGTTTATCTCGCGCTCGCGCCGAAATCGAATGCGGTTTACACGGCGTTCAAAGCGGCGCGGGATGCGGCCCGCAAAACCGGGTCGGAACCGCCCCCCAAACACATCCTCAACGCCCCAACAAAACTGATGGCGGAGCAGGGATATGGCGAGAATTACGCCTATGATCACGATGCCGAAGACGGGTTTTCGGGGCAAAACTTTTTCCCCGACACCCTCCCACGCACCCAGTTTTACAAACCGGTTGAACGCGGATTTGAACGCGATTTGGCCAAGAGAGTGGCCTATTTCGATAAGCTGCGTGACAAACGCACCAGTTGA
- a CDS encoding acyl-homoserine-lactone synthase, translated as MQTTTLSFANLHNHGDLFANMLRARHETFIQHAKWDLPQADGMEYDQYDTPASRWIAVHEFGDVLAGIRLTPTTTKCGIYSYMIRDAQRGLLDSIPSNLLFEEAPVAPHVWESSRIFVSPRVPAKQRMRVQMSLIGEMTNSARALGATSVLCLIPENGNRWGRRVGLDIDVVGPVMDIGGAHNACMRINLSNKLH; from the coding sequence ATGCAAACGACCACACTTTCTTTTGCCAATCTGCACAACCATGGCGATCTTTTCGCCAACATGCTTCGCGCTAGACATGAAACCTTCATTCAGCACGCGAAGTGGGATTTGCCCCAAGCGGATGGCATGGAATATGACCAATACGACACGCCCGCATCCCGTTGGATCGCGGTTCACGAGTTCGGAGATGTGTTGGCCGGTATCCGCTTGACCCCGACAACCACAAAATGTGGCATCTATTCCTATATGATCCGCGATGCTCAGCGCGGGCTTTTGGACAGTATCCCGAGCAATTTGTTGTTCGAAGAGGCACCTGTTGCGCCGCATGTTTGGGAGTCGAGCCGGATTTTTGTCTCGCCCCGTGTGCCTGCGAAACAACGGATGCGGGTTCAGATGAGCCTGATTGGGGAAATGACCAATTCTGCACGGGCTTTGGGGGCCACGTCAGTTTTGTGTCTCATCCCTGAAAACGGCAATCGTTGGGGGCGTCGTGTCGGTCTCGACATTGATGTTGTGGGGCCTGTGATGGATATTGGCGGCGCGCACAATGCGTGCATGCGCATCAATCTCAGCAACAAACTTCACTAA
- a CDS encoding autoinducer binding domain-containing protein has translation MSDTTELTRLFAQLRAASPAGYSVGLHIRFASPLVAEATYDPKWLEHYTANAYALRDPMIAWGLSCEGQTRWSEIELPDPFNLWRQAAEFGLNYGIAVSCGPVQSRTIIGCARSDREFTDQEITKIATISRTLHEISEPQTDLTQAQIQALRCIAGGDRHAAAAAKLGISESALKARLVSARERLMARTTSEAIQKAKEIKLL, from the coding sequence ATGTCTGACACAACGGAACTCACACGCTTGTTTGCTCAGCTACGAGCCGCGTCTCCTGCTGGCTATTCGGTAGGATTGCACATCCGGTTCGCGTCCCCGCTTGTTGCGGAGGCCACATATGATCCGAAATGGCTCGAACACTACACAGCAAACGCCTATGCGTTGAGGGATCCGATGATTGCTTGGGGGTTGAGTTGCGAAGGGCAAACAAGGTGGAGCGAAATAGAACTCCCCGATCCATTTAATCTTTGGAGGCAGGCCGCTGAATTCGGCCTGAACTATGGTATCGCCGTGTCCTGTGGACCGGTTCAGTCGAGAACCATCATCGGATGTGCCCGCTCGGATCGCGAATTCACCGATCAAGAGATCACGAAAATCGCCACTATTTCGCGCACACTCCATGAAATCTCAGAACCTCAAACAGATCTGACACAGGCTCAAATTCAGGCCCTCCGGTGCATCGCGGGCGGTGATCGTCATGCAGCAGCCGCGGCCAAGCTCGGGATTTCAGAAAGTGCGCTAAAGGCGCGCCTTGTTTCTGCCCGAGAACGTCTTATGGCCCGGACGACCTCAGAGGCCATTCAAAAAGCCAAGGAGATCAAGCTGTTGTGA
- the rplQ gene encoding 50S ribosomal protein L17, with product MRHARGYRRLNRTHEHRKAMFSNMSGSLIEHEQIKTTLPKAKELKRIMDKLITLGKRGDLHARRQAAAQLKQDKDVAKLFEILGPRYAERAGGYTRVLKAGFRYGDMAPMAIIELVDRDPAAKGAADRARLEAEDAAMAEED from the coding sequence ATGCGTCACGCTAGAGGCTACCGCCGCCTGAACCGGACCCACGAACACCGCAAAGCGATGTTCTCCAACATGTCCGGCTCGCTCATTGAGCACGAACAAATCAAAACCACCTTGCCGAAAGCCAAAGAGCTTAAGCGCATCATGGACAAGCTGATCACCCTCGGCAAACGTGGCGATCTTCACGCCCGTCGTCAGGCTGCTGCTCAGTTGAAACAGGACAAAGATGTTGCGAAACTCTTTGAAATCCTCGGCCCGCGCTATGCAGAGCGCGCTGGTGGTTACACCCGCGTTTTGAAAGCTGGCTTCCGTTATGGTGACATGGCTCCGATGGCGATCATTGAGCTGGTTGACCGCGATCCGGCTGCCAAAGGTGCCGCCGACCGTGCGCGCCTTGAGGCCGAAGACGCCGCAATGGCCGAAGAAGATTAA